The proteins below are encoded in one region of Hemiscyllium ocellatum isolate sHemOce1 chromosome 3, sHemOce1.pat.X.cur, whole genome shotgun sequence:
- the tmem200a gene encoding transmembrane protein 200A, whose translation MIATGGVITGLAALKRQDSARSQHFHLPPPSSAPEKKKPKRKPKANIVVVRGKIRLYSPSGFFLFLGILILMFGIAMAILGYWPQEVDKRYPVASKSGISNNGSHVITDHTGVFMEFFEQHLHSDKMKMIGPFTMGIGIFIFICANAILHENRDKETKVIHMQDIYSTVIDIHSQRIKEQRHMNGAWIGQSGDSDTKCSDNQCTAKLAANVLLSFSGSSNDGITPQKWNTYEEDDGLPKNTNTLIQPKTATSSGFSNRQQTESQREKCIYSKKCETKSIVSSSLSAFTLPVIKLNNCVIDEPELDNITEDSDLSKGRVRHISMTSLTVPSTDINDFYKPPNPRLLRSNSTITDGKPPTGTSVGRFLSPSFPKKEFGSNTSLHMLSCHSKSLDLERGPSTLTVQAEQRKHPSWPRLDRSNSKGYVKLENKEDPMDTLPVPQAGVKGSYTNKEKLLMISRSHNNLSFENDEFLDNRLSRGASETRF comes from the coding sequence ATGATAGCCACAGGGGGTGTAATAACGGGACTGGCAGCCCTGAAAAGACAAGACTCAGCGAGATCACAGCACTTTCATCTTCCTCCTCCATcctctgctccagagaaaaagaaACCCAAACGTAAGCCCAAAGCCAATATTGTTGTAGTGAGGGGCAAAATCAGACTCTATTCACCTTCAGGatttttccttttccttggaattttaattttgatgtTTGGAATCGCAATGGCAATTCTCGGTTATTGGCCACAGGAAGTAGATAAGAGATATCCTGTAGCTTCAAAATCTGGAATTTCAAACAATGGGTCCCATGTAATAACAGACCATACTGGAGTATTCATGGAGTTTTTTGAGCAGCATTTACACTCTGATAAAATGAAAATGATTGGCCCTTTCACCATGGGGATAGgaatatttatatttatttgtGCTAATGCCATACTACATGAAAATAGGGACAAAGAAACAAAAGTGATTCATATGCAAGATATTTATTCTACAGTCATTGATATCCACAGCCAAAGAATTAAAGAACAAAGACACATGAATGGGGCATGGATTGGCCAATCTGGGGATTCTGATACCAAATGTTCTGACAATCAATGTACTGCAAAGCTGGCTGCTAATGTATTGTTATCATTTTCTGGGTCATCTAATGATGGAATCACTCCACAGAAATGGAACACTTATGAGGAAGACGATGGACTACCTAAGAACACTAACACACTCATACAACCAAAAACTGCAACATCATCAGGCTTCAGCAATAGGCAACAGACAGAATCTCAAAGAGAGAAGTGTATCTACTCTAAAAAGTGTGAGACTAAATCCATTGTTTCGTCTTCTCTCAGTGCTTTCACACTTCCTGTTATTAAACTTAATAACTGTGTGATTGATGAGCCTGAACTTGATAATATCACAGAGGATTCTGACCTCAGTAAAGGTAGGGTTAGACATATATCTATGACATCCTTAACAGTGCCATCAACTGATATCAACGATTTCTATAAGCCACCGAATCCGCGATTGTTAAGAAGTAACAGCACGATAACAGATGGAAAACCACCCACTGGTACATCCGTGGGAAGATTTCTATCACCCAGTTTCCCCAAGAAAGAATTTGGATCAAACACTTCACTTCACATGTTATCCTGTCATTCAAAGTCATTGGACTTGGAGAGAGGTCCCTCAACACTCACGGTGCAGGCAGAACAAAGAAAGCACCCAAGCTGGCCTAGACTTGATCGCAGTAACAGCAAGGGTTACGTGAAACTGGAAAACAAAGAAGATCCAATGGACACCCTACCCGTTCCACAGGCTGGTGTAAAAGGCAGTTATACAAATAAAGAGAAATTACTTATGATCTCAAGATCCCATAATAATCTAAGTTTTGAAAATGATGAATTTTTAGATAACAGGTTAAGCCGTGGAGCTTCAGAAACAAGGTTTTGA